A DNA window from Gillisia sp. Hel1_33_143 contains the following coding sequences:
- a CDS encoding RagB/SusD family nutrient uptake outer membrane protein translates to MKKPIITIITGLMLVSLASCNDDEFLAVQPSKETTEQALSSPTAATELVNAVYNKFLSFNESSFSWIGVTSITSDDADKGSDPGDTGTDKDLMDALTFTSNTISINEVWEANYQGIARANQALQYLPDLDIDETLKARLIGETRFLRSMFYFRLVRMFGGVPLIQGVPDIQNQDDINAANNRVSKEDIYAFITADLQNAVENLPTSYPNTDLGRATKGAALSLLAKVNMYQENWQEVYDLTNEVMGLGYSLTPDYEDVWKEIGENNSESIFEIQGRGETPNKGVEGYFVVQGARGAGGWGWGFNTPSEDLASSYEEGDTRRDATIIFRGETLWDGFLVAETVSNPMYNQKAYVSKTMESFNGGDWESNKNVRILRYAEVLLMNAEAALKVGGDALTPLNLVRNRAGLESLNTVTQQDVWKERRWELAFEHDRFFDLVRQGRAGQVLRAHGKNFVDGKNELFPIPQAQIDLSKGKLTQNPGY, encoded by the coding sequence ATGAAAAAACCTATAATTACAATTATAACAGGACTAATGCTAGTATCATTAGCTTCTTGTAACGATGATGAGTTTCTTGCCGTACAACCTTCCAAAGAAACTACAGAACAAGCCCTCTCAAGTCCTACAGCAGCTACAGAATTGGTGAATGCTGTATATAATAAATTTCTATCTTTTAACGAGAGTTCTTTTTCGTGGATTGGTGTTACGAGTATAACAAGTGATGATGCAGATAAAGGAAGTGATCCGGGAGATACCGGTACAGATAAAGACCTTATGGATGCTTTAACTTTTACTTCTAATACCATTTCTATAAATGAAGTTTGGGAAGCCAATTATCAAGGTATAGCCAGAGCAAATCAGGCGTTGCAATATTTACCAGATCTCGATATAGATGAAACTTTAAAAGCCAGACTAATTGGTGAAACTAGGTTCTTAAGGTCTATGTTTTATTTTAGATTGGTAAGAATGTTTGGTGGAGTTCCATTAATACAGGGAGTTCCAGATATTCAAAATCAGGATGATATAAATGCGGCAAATAATAGAGTATCAAAAGAAGATATTTACGCATTTATAACTGCAGATCTACAAAATGCAGTAGAGAATCTACCTACCTCTTATCCAAATACAGATCTTGGAAGAGCAACAAAAGGAGCAGCATTGTCTTTGTTGGCTAAAGTGAATATGTATCAGGAAAATTGGCAAGAAGTGTATGATCTTACTAATGAAGTGATGGGTCTAGGATATAGTTTAACTCCAGATTATGAAGATGTTTGGAAAGAAATAGGCGAAAATAATTCAGAGTCTATATTTGAAATTCAGGGTAGAGGTGAAACTCCAAATAAAGGAGTAGAAGGCTATTTTGTGGTCCAAGGTGCTAGAGGTGCCGGTGGATGGGGCTGGGGATTTAATACTCCTTCTGAAGATCTCGCAAGTTCTTATGAAGAAGGAGATACTAGAAGAGATGCAACTATCATTTTTAGAGGAGAAACTCTTTGGGATGGATTTTTAGTGGCAGAAACGGTATCTAATCCTATGTATAATCAAAAAGCATATGTTAGTAAAACCATGGAAAGCTTTAATGGTGGAGATTGGGAGTCTAATAAAAATGTTAGAATTCTTAGATATGCAGAAGTTCTTTTAATGAATGCAGAGGCAGCTTTAAAAGTTGGTGGCGATGCTCTTACTCCATTAAACCTGGTTAGAAATCGTGCAGGACTTGAAAGTCTTAATACAGTTACTCAGCAAGATGTTTGGAAAGAACGCAGATGGGAACTTGCTTTTGAGCACGATAGATTTTTTGACCTTGTACGTCAAGGTAGAGCAGGACAAGTTTTAAGAGCTCATGGGAAGAATTTTGTGGATGGTAAAAATGAATTGTTCCCTATTCCGCAAGCACAAATAGATCTAAGTAAGGGTAAGTTAACTCAAAACCCAGGTTACTAA
- a CDS encoding SusC/RagA family TonB-linked outer membrane protein: MKTKLTLICLLLHLFYFQAQAQERILTGTVMSESDGLPLPGVNVIVKGTSTGTITDFDGKYSIGANSTDTLLFSFLGFESKEIVVGSQNSIDIVLGESASTLGEVVLVGYGSTKKQDVTGAITRIKAEELVKQPALTPTQSLQGKASGVQIIASGAPGSSPIVRIRGTGTVQAGRDPIYVVDGIITDRIDNISSEDITSIDILKDASSLAIYGTRGANGVIIVTTKSGKAGKMQIDLSSYYGIKEVLSKVDMASASEYVDFSNRAYGYERFSPNQQYDTDWFDEISRTGTVMNHNISISGGNEKVTSFFSANYFEEEGILIGNDYRRLNLRAKASYKLTDKLKVDHNISLSLNRSVPKPFSAFTSAYKQSPIVPVRYVSGSFDGRYGVPFDDSGASFNNVGNPVAALELNDERQKNLILQGNVSATYDVTEYLSATSRFGIESGYGKSYTFTPNLQQFLAADPTREIIDFNSTNRNTLRVRKSDFYHWVFDAFLTFDKRFAEQHGVKLTLGTTAEEEQNDFIEGTRNNVPDDSNLFSLNNGEQGTDVVNSALSDKRRLRSYFARLNYDFDNKYLLTATIRRDGSSVFANNDDKWGNFPSVGLGWVISNEDFLSNSNIVNNLKFRASWGQLGNQNIPLNVLTFNSDLGYVLGPDQVITPGSTITAIIDNNVGWEVTEEYDFGIEFAFLNNRLSGEFDYYDKLNKNAILPISLPDAFGASGITLTHAGKIRNKGLEFSLNWEDKIGKDFNYHIGGNITKNDNKLEEITNPFAFEQQGGSIGNGQVTKRLREGEPLGSFYLLEVDGFDERGDFVYRDVNNDGAIDDGDRKFFGSIQPDLYFGINAGLDYKNWDFNIQGYGNTGSMVYNGKKAQRFGGENIEASLAQNIFNFDNGSNMNPAPSNEVPLSSTYFLEDGDFFRINNITLGYTLPDILPGATKIRIYGLAQNPFIFKKYTGFTPELPGNGDPLGDSAGIELSAYPSVQSYIVGVNLNF, from the coding sequence ATGAAAACAAAACTAACTCTAATATGCTTGTTGCTTCATCTATTTTATTTTCAGGCTCAAGCTCAAGAACGTATCCTCACAGGAACTGTAATGTCAGAATCAGATGGTTTGCCATTGCCGGGAGTGAATGTAATTGTTAAAGGAACTTCTACAGGAACCATAACAGATTTTGATGGTAAATATAGTATAGGAGCAAATAGTACAGATACGCTACTATTTAGTTTCTTAGGATTTGAGAGCAAGGAAATAGTTGTTGGCTCTCAAAATTCTATAGATATAGTACTTGGCGAAAGCGCATCTACGTTAGGAGAAGTAGTTTTAGTGGGGTATGGTAGCACTAAAAAACAAGATGTTACCGGTGCTATTACTAGAATTAAAGCTGAAGAATTGGTAAAACAACCCGCTCTTACGCCTACTCAGTCTTTACAAGGAAAGGCTTCTGGAGTACAAATTATTGCTTCTGGTGCACCGGGAAGTTCGCCAATTGTAAGAATTCGTGGAACGGGTACCGTACAAGCGGGAAGAGATCCTATTTATGTAGTAGATGGAATAATTACAGATAGAATAGACAATATTAGCAGTGAAGACATAACTTCTATAGATATCCTTAAAGATGCATCTTCTCTGGCAATTTACGGAACCAGAGGGGCAAACGGGGTTATTATTGTAACTACTAAGTCTGGTAAAGCAGGTAAAATGCAAATAGATCTTTCTTCCTATTATGGAATTAAGGAGGTGTTGAGTAAAGTAGACATGGCTAGTGCTAGCGAATATGTTGACTTTTCTAACAGGGCTTACGGCTATGAAAGATTCAGCCCTAATCAACAATATGATACAGATTGGTTTGATGAAATTTCACGCACTGGGACGGTAATGAATCACAATATCTCTATAAGTGGAGGGAATGAAAAAGTTACGTCTTTCTTTAGTGCTAATTACTTTGAAGAAGAAGGGATCTTAATTGGAAACGATTATAGAAGATTGAATCTTAGAGCAAAAGCTTCTTATAAGCTAACAGATAAATTAAAGGTAGATCATAATATATCTTTATCTCTTAATAGATCTGTTCCAAAACCTTTCTCTGCTTTTACATCTGCATACAAACAATCTCCAATTGTACCTGTAAGATACGTGAGTGGAAGTTTTGATGGTAGATATGGAGTGCCTTTTGATGATTCTGGTGCAAGTTTTAATAATGTAGGGAATCCTGTTGCAGCTCTGGAGCTTAATGATGAAAGACAAAAGAATTTAATATTACAGGGTAATGTTTCTGCTACCTATGATGTTACAGAGTATTTATCTGCAACTTCAAGATTTGGAATTGAGAGCGGATACGGCAAATCTTATACGTTCACTCCAAATTTACAGCAGTTTCTTGCTGCAGACCCTACTAGAGAAATTATAGACTTTAATTCTACCAATAGAAATACTTTAAGAGTTAGAAAAAGCGATTTCTACCACTGGGTATTCGATGCATTTTTAACATTCGATAAAAGATTTGCAGAACAACATGGTGTGAAATTAACATTGGGTACTACTGCGGAAGAAGAACAGAATGATTTTATAGAAGGAACTAGAAATAATGTTCCGGATGACTCTAATCTGTTTTCACTTAATAACGGAGAGCAGGGAACAGATGTGGTTAATAGTGCGCTATCAGATAAAAGAAGATTGCGTTCTTATTTTGCACGTTTAAATTATGATTTTGATAATAAATACTTGCTTACTGCAACTATAAGACGAGATGGATCTAGTGTTTTTGCAAATAATGATGATAAGTGGGGTAATTTTCCATCTGTTGGTCTAGGTTGGGTAATTTCTAATGAAGATTTTCTTAGTAATTCCAATATTGTAAATAATTTAAAATTTAGAGCGAGTTGGGGACAGTTAGGAAATCAGAACATTCCACTAAATGTACTTACTTTTAATTCTGATCTTGGATATGTACTTGGTCCAGATCAGGTTATCACTCCTGGATCTACCATAACCGCAATTATAGATAATAACGTTGGATGGGAAGTTACCGAAGAATATGATTTTGGGATTGAGTTCGCCTTTTTGAACAATAGACTTTCCGGAGAATTTGATTACTACGATAAATTAAATAAAAATGCAATTCTGCCAATAAGCTTGCCAGATGCATTTGGAGCTTCAGGAATAACTTTAACTCATGCTGGAAAAATTAGAAATAAGGGACTAGAATTTTCATTGAATTGGGAAGATAAGATTGGTAAAGATTTCAATTATCATATAGGAGGTAATATCACTAAAAATGATAATAAACTTGAAGAGATCACCAATCCGTTCGCTTTCGAACAGCAAGGTGGAAGTATCGGAAACGGACAGGTAACAAAACGTTTAAGAGAAGGGGAGCCATTAGGAAGCTTTTACCTACTGGAAGTTGATGGATTTGATGAAAGAGGAGATTTTGTATATAGAGATGTAAATAATGACGGAGCTATAGATGATGGAGATCGCAAATTCTTTGGATCTATTCAGCCAGACCTTTACTTTGGAATAAACGCAGGTTTAGACTATAAGAATTGGGATTTCAATATTCAAGGATATGGAAATACTGGAAGCATGGTCTATAACGGTAAGAAAGCACAGCGTTTTGGTGGAGAGAATATCGAAGCAAGCTTAGCTCAAAATATTTTCAATTTTGATAATGGTTCTAACATGAACCCGGCACCTTCTAATGAAGTGCCATTGTCTTCCACCTATTTCTTAGAAGATGGAGATTTCTTCAGAATAAATAATATCACTTTAGGGTACACCTTACCAGATATTTTGCCGGGGGCAACCAAGATCAGGATCTATGGTCTTGCGCAAAATCCGTTCATATTTAAGAAATATACAGGATTTACTCCAGAACTACCAGGTAACGGAGATCCATTAGGAGATTCTGCGGGAATTGAGTTAAGTGCCTATCCATCTGTACAGTCCTATATAGTAGGGGTGAATTTAAATTTTTAA
- a CDS encoding triple tyrosine motif-containing protein produces MIRIFFVLFLFNFTVSAQEISPYFKNYSKQDYKGENTNWDISQNSEGSIFIANGANLLTFNGDFWQKYNLPNSYTIRSVEVINDTIYTGSYHEFGYWLKDEKNRLNYTSLSTSIDAANFDNDEIWKIIALKDDILFQSFGKLYIYHKKDAKIEIVPFGNISAVYSFYINNILYITTKNNGLYKLQDNNVQFINWSTPLKDYTIQSIAPFKEGLLIATQLNGLFLYKDNKLTKWRSALDSQFENLEINNLKIVNDLVCVGTINNGLLVLDTNGSYKYVFNKKNGFENNTVIRQFVDSDENLWLALDNGLSKIHLSKQMFAFNDKSGVLGTVYSVLATNEGLLLGSNHGVFSLKDGNLEFLRSSNGQVWSLTAVGDEIICGHNNGTYIINKGRFDYLNEVNGGMDFIPIPNSNYYLQPNYTGLARYEKVDGKWLYKRYTEIDFPVNKAYFDEKGKLWVETAHRGIFQYQLTKDFQKLRLIRKFTDSRSQLFAIGANMYLSSKDKILKYDAVNDTLLIDTVLADKLKPFKEIATLNDHLVVSKNTDAFKIVDVASGMHFNLNDDLNFSRIVKNYRSAIVIGEFIYVFMDDGFLKISNKAVGQTTESARTFIEKVYINGKLSDLYDKDEIPYNKNAISFWFSSKDPGPLSLPGYAYKLEGYDTAWSNYSKVHTVAYNNLPPGDFIFKVKNDSNSEEQSYASFGFKILQPWYLRGWAWVAYALILTILLYCIHLYNKLKFLKRKKEYEKNLEYEQKLVIQRQNFENSKKITELEQEKLRGKLKSKSKELATYAALMARKEDILIEMEREIDKSNIKTENNKLYSKLIDIKDKQVHTQNEWKLFERNFNEVHEDFFKNLQQNYTTLTPKDLKLCAYLKMNLSSKEIAPLIGITFRSVELHRYRLRKKFNLSKKQNLVKFLMEL; encoded by the coding sequence ATGATAAGAATATTCTTTGTTCTCTTTTTATTCAATTTTACGGTCTCTGCCCAGGAGATTAGTCCTTATTTCAAGAACTATAGCAAGCAAGATTACAAAGGAGAAAATACCAATTGGGATATCTCTCAAAATTCTGAAGGCTCTATCTTTATAGCCAATGGGGCTAACCTACTTACGTTTAATGGCGATTTCTGGCAGAAATACAATCTGCCTAATTCTTATACAATAAGATCTGTAGAGGTTATAAATGATACTATTTATACCGGATCTTATCATGAATTTGGATATTGGTTAAAAGATGAAAAGAATAGACTGAATTATACTTCGTTAAGTACGTCTATAGATGCGGCTAATTTTGATAATGATGAGATATGGAAGATCATAGCTCTCAAAGATGATATTCTTTTTCAATCCTTCGGCAAGCTTTATATATATCATAAAAAGGATGCAAAAATTGAAATAGTTCCCTTTGGGAATATCTCAGCTGTCTATAGTTTCTATATAAACAACATACTCTACATTACTACGAAGAATAATGGGCTATATAAGCTGCAGGATAACAACGTGCAATTTATAAATTGGAGTACACCGTTAAAGGATTATACCATTCAGAGTATTGCGCCTTTTAAAGAGGGATTACTTATTGCTACTCAACTTAACGGTTTATTTCTTTATAAAGATAATAAACTCACCAAATGGCGATCTGCCTTAGATTCGCAATTCGAAAATCTAGAGATTAATAATCTTAAGATTGTTAATGATCTGGTTTGTGTGGGGACCATTAATAATGGGTTGTTAGTATTAGACACAAATGGTAGTTATAAGTATGTCTTCAATAAAAAGAATGGTTTCGAGAATAATACCGTAATAAGACAATTTGTAGATAGTGATGAAAATTTGTGGCTTGCCTTAGACAATGGTCTAAGTAAGATTCATCTTTCCAAACAGATGTTTGCCTTTAATGACAAATCTGGAGTTCTAGGAACTGTCTACTCTGTGCTGGCAACAAATGAAGGGCTTCTTTTAGGTTCTAATCATGGAGTATTTAGTCTGAAAGACGGAAATTTAGAATTCTTAAGGTCATCTAATGGTCAGGTCTGGAGTCTGACGGCAGTAGGAGATGAAATTATTTGCGGTCATAATAACGGTACTTATATTATTAATAAGGGAAGATTTGATTATTTAAATGAAGTGAATGGGGGTATGGATTTTATACCTATCCCTAACTCTAATTATTATTTACAACCCAATTACACAGGGTTGGCTAGATATGAGAAGGTAGATGGTAAATGGCTTTATAAGAGATATACTGAAATAGATTTTCCTGTTAATAAAGCGTACTTTGATGAAAAAGGTAAATTATGGGTGGAGACGGCCCACCGAGGAATTTTTCAATACCAATTAACTAAAGACTTTCAAAAGTTAAGATTGATACGAAAGTTTACGGATTCCCGATCTCAGCTTTTTGCTATAGGAGCTAATATGTATCTATCTTCAAAAGACAAAATTCTAAAATATGATGCAGTTAACGATACCTTATTAATAGATACCGTACTTGCAGACAAATTGAAACCATTTAAAGAAATAGCCACCTTAAATGATCATTTAGTAGTCTCCAAAAACACAGATGCTTTTAAAATTGTTGATGTAGCTTCAGGAATGCATTTTAATCTGAATGATGATTTAAATTTTAGCAGGATCGTAAAGAATTACCGTAGCGCTATAGTTATAGGAGAGTTTATATATGTTTTCATGGATGATGGTTTTCTCAAAATCTCTAATAAGGCTGTAGGACAGACCACAGAATCTGCAAGGACATTTATAGAAAAAGTATATATAAATGGGAAGCTTTCAGATCTTTATGACAAAGATGAAATTCCATATAATAAAAATGCCATAAGCTTTTGGTTCTCCAGTAAAGATCCGGGTCCACTTTCATTACCAGGATATGCTTATAAGTTGGAAGGTTATGATACAGCCTGGTCTAATTATTCAAAAGTCCATACCGTAGCTTATAACAATTTACCTCCAGGAGATTTTATATTTAAGGTTAAAAATGATTCTAATAGTGAAGAGCAATCTTATGCTAGTTTTGGTTTTAAGATTTTACAACCATGGTATTTAAGAGGATGGGCGTGGGTAGCTTATGCACTAATATTGACCATCCTTTTATATTGCATTCATTTATACAATAAATTGAAGTTTCTAAAGCGTAAGAAAGAGTACGAAAAGAATCTGGAATATGAGCAAAAGCTCGTTATTCAGCGTCAGAATTTTGAAAATAGTAAAAAGATTACTGAATTAGAACAGGAGAAATTACGAGGTAAATTGAAGTCTAAGAGTAAAGAGTTAGCAACATATGCAGCGCTTATGGCAAGAAAGGAAGACATTCTTATTGAGATGGAGCGTGAAATAGATAAGTCTAATATTAAAACTGAGAATAATAAACTCTATAGTAAGCTAATCGATATAAAAGATAAGCAGGTACATACACAAAATGAATGGAAGCTTTTTGAAAGGAACTTTAATGAAGTTCATGAAGACTTTTTTAAGAATCTGCAACAAAATTATACCACTCTAACTCCTAAAGATCTTAAGCTTTGCGCCTATCTGAAAATGAATTTAAGTTCTAAAGAAATTGCCCCACTTATAGGCATTACATTTAGAAGTGTAGAACTACATCGATATAGGTTAAGAAAGAAATTTAATCTTAGCAAAAAGCAAAACCTAGTTAAATTCTTAATGGAATTGTAA
- a CDS encoding 2Fe-2S iron-sulfur cluster-binding protein yields the protein MSDIKITIIDREGEAHVVDAPTDMNMNLMEIVRSYELAPEGTIGICGGMAMCASCQCYVLSNHDHILPEKSYEEEDMLDQAFFVEDNSRLGCQIHMTPELEGLEVKLAPASN from the coding sequence ATGTCAGACATTAAAATTACGATCATAGATAGAGAAGGAGAAGCACATGTAGTAGATGCTCCCACAGATATGAACATGAACCTGATGGAAATTGTTAGATCTTATGAATTAGCGCCAGAAGGAACTATTGGGATTTGCGGAGGAATGGCTATGTGCGCATCTTGCCAATGCTATGTGCTTAGCAATCATGATCATATACTTCCGGAGAAAAGCTATGAAGAAGAAGATATGCTAGATCAGGCTTTTTTTGTAGAGGATAATAGCAGATTGGGCTGTCAAATCCATATGACCCCAGAATTAGAAGGTCTAGAAGTAAAATTAGCACCCGCGTCTAACTAA
- a CDS encoding NAD(P)/FAD-dependent oxidoreductase yields the protein MIKTDILIIGAGPTGLFTVFEAGLLKLKCHLIDALPQPGGQCSEIYPKKPIYDIPGFPEVLAGDLVTNLMEQIKPFSPGFTLGERAETLDKQEDGSFIVTTSRGTKHHAPVVVIAGGLGSFEPRKPPIASIGNYEDKGVSYIIKDPEVYRDKSVVIAGGGDSALDWSIYLAGIAKEVSLVHRRTDFRGALDSVEKVEELSKIGKINLITEAEVVDLKGEDHLDAVVIRHKGQASDEEVKPTDHFIPLFGLSPKLGPIGDWGLEIEKNAIKVDNTYDYQTNIPGVYAIGDVNTYPGKLKLILCGFHEAAIMCQSAYQKINPDKKYVMKYTTVSGVSGFDGSKKEAKREVVKSIN from the coding sequence ATGATTAAAACAGATATTTTGATTATTGGTGCTGGTCCAACAGGGCTTTTCACCGTTTTTGAAGCCGGATTATTAAAGTTGAAATGCCATTTGATAGATGCGTTGCCTCAACCTGGAGGACAATGTTCAGAGATCTATCCAAAAAAGCCTATTTATGATATTCCCGGATTTCCGGAAGTGTTGGCAGGAGATCTTGTAACCAATTTAATGGAGCAAATAAAACCTTTTAGCCCAGGTTTTACCTTAGGAGAAAGAGCAGAAACCTTAGACAAGCAGGAAGATGGAAGTTTTATAGTTACTACTTCTAGAGGCACAAAACATCATGCTCCTGTGGTGGTAATTGCTGGAGGTCTTGGTAGTTTTGAGCCAAGAAAACCACCTATCGCTTCTATAGGAAATTATGAAGATAAAGGAGTTTCTTATATCATTAAAGATCCAGAAGTTTATAGAGATAAGAGTGTGGTAATTGCTGGGGGTGGAGATTCTGCTTTAGACTGGTCTATTTACCTTGCAGGAATTGCAAAAGAAGTTTCTTTAGTGCATAGAAGAACAGATTTTAGAGGAGCGCTAGATTCTGTAGAAAAAGTAGAAGAACTTTCAAAAATTGGCAAGATCAATTTAATTACAGAAGCAGAAGTTGTAGACCTAAAAGGGGAAGATCATTTAGATGCTGTTGTTATAAGACATAAAGGTCAAGCTTCAGATGAAGAGGTAAAACCTACAGATCATTTTATTCCTTTATTTGGTCTTTCACCAAAATTAGGTCCTATTGGAGACTGGGGATTAGAAATAGAAAAGAACGCCATTAAGGTTGATAATACGTATGATTATCAAACCAACATTCCCGGAGTTTATGCAATTGGAGATGTGAATACCTATCCCGGTAAGCTTAAATTGATACTTTGTGGTTTCCATGAAGCAGCTATTATGTGTCAGAGTGCTTACCAAAAGATCAATCCAGATAAGAAATATGTTATGAAATACACTACTGTTAGTGGTGTAAGCGGATTTGATGGTTCCAAAAAAGAAGCCAAAAGAGAAGTTGTAAAAAGCATCAATTAA
- a CDS encoding NifU family protein, with the protein MTSEEIKLNVEKALAEIRPFLQSDGGDISLVSIEDDKLVKVQLEGACVGCHVNQMTLKSGVEMTIKKYVPQIERVINIES; encoded by the coding sequence ATGACTAGCGAAGAAATAAAACTTAATGTAGAAAAAGCTTTAGCCGAAATTCGTCCTTTTTTACAGAGCGATGGGGGAGATATTTCCTTAGTCTCTATTGAAGACGACAAATTGGTAAAGGTTCAATTAGAAGGTGCTTGCGTAGGTTGTCATGTTAACCAAATGACTTTAAAGTCTGGTGTAGAAATGACCATTAAGAAATATGTACCTCAGATAGAGCGAGTTATAAACATTGAGAGTTAG
- a CDS encoding Mrp/NBP35 family ATP-binding protein: MKLDRKDILAALETITVSGEGKNMVESGAVQNIMTFGDEVVVDVVLTTPALHIKKRAEVDIMKAIHDKVYEKAKVKVNIKVEAPEKTEIKGKSIPGITNIIAVASGKGGVGKSTVTANLAVSLSKMGFKVGVLDADIYGPSMPLMFDVEAERPLSVNVDGKSKMKPVENYGVKMLSIGFFTKPNQAVVWRGPMAAKALNQMIFDAAWGELDFMLIDLPPGTGDIHLSIMQSLPITGAVIVSTPQNVALADAKKGVAMFQQESINVPVLGIIENMAYFTPEELPENKYFIFGHGGARHLAEDLKVPFLGELPLVQSIREAGDIGRPAALQTATPLESAFEEITRNVVQETISRNKSIPPTEAIKITTMAGCSAVKKK, encoded by the coding sequence ATGAAATTAGATCGTAAAGATATACTAGCCGCCTTAGAAACTATTACTGTTTCTGGGGAAGGTAAGAATATGGTAGAGAGCGGAGCCGTTCAAAATATAATGACCTTTGGAGATGAGGTGGTAGTAGATGTAGTTCTTACAACGCCTGCACTTCATATTAAAAAAAGAGCCGAAGTAGATATCATGAAAGCAATTCATGATAAAGTCTATGAAAAAGCTAAAGTAAAGGTGAATATTAAAGTAGAGGCTCCGGAAAAGACAGAGATCAAAGGGAAATCTATTCCCGGAATTACCAATATAATAGCTGTAGCCTCCGGAAAAGGTGGTGTTGGAAAATCTACTGTAACTGCAAATTTAGCAGTGTCTCTAAGTAAAATGGGTTTTAAAGTTGGAGTCTTAGATGCAGATATATATGGGCCTTCTATGCCTTTAATGTTTGATGTAGAAGCAGAAAGACCACTTTCTGTTAACGTTGACGGGAAATCTAAGATGAAACCTGTAGAGAATTATGGTGTTAAAATGCTATCTATAGGATTTTTTACAAAGCCAAATCAGGCAGTAGTTTGGAGAGGGCCAATGGCAGCAAAGGCTTTAAATCAAATGATCTTTGATGCTGCATGGGGAGAATTAGATTTTATGCTGATAGATCTTCCTCCTGGAACAGGAGATATTCATCTATCCATCATGCAATCATTGCCAATTACAGGTGCTGTAATTGTAAGTACTCCTCAAAATGTTGCTTTAGCAGATGCTAAAAAAGGAGTGGCAATGTTTCAGCAAGAAAGTATTAATGTACCTGTTCTTGGAATTATAGAAAATATGGCTTATTTCACCCCAGAAGAATTGCCGGAAAATAAATATTTTATTTTTGGACATGGTGGAGCTAGACATCTAGCTGAAGATCTTAAAGTGCCGTTTTTAGGTGAACTTCCACTAGTACAAAGTATTAGAGAAGCAGGAGATATTGGTAGACCTGCAGCCTTGCAAACGGCTACACCATTAGAAAGTGCTTTTGAAGAGATCACTAGAAATGTGGTACAAGAAACTATTAGTAGAAATAAAAGTATTCCTCCAACCGAAGCTATAAAAATCACTACCATGGCGGGATGTAGTGCGGTTAAAAAGAAATAA
- a CDS encoding MGMT family protein produces MATEKSFFEKVYEVVRLIPEGRVTSYGAIAKYLGSAKSARVVGYAMNNSHNMEDIPAQRVVNRLGLLTGKHHFGGTSAMQQLLEAEGVQIKENQIQNFKELFWDPMQELTEYED; encoded by the coding sequence ATGGCTACTGAAAAAAGTTTTTTTGAAAAGGTATATGAGGTTGTGAGATTAATTCCTGAAGGTCGAGTAACCTCTTATGGAGCTATAGCAAAATATTTGGGATCAGCCAAAAGTGCTCGAGTGGTTGGGTATGCGATGAATAATTCTCATAATATGGAAGATATTCCTGCTCAAAGAGTAGTGAATAGGTTAGGACTACTTACCGGGAAGCATCATTTTGGAGGAACTTCTGCAATGCAACAATTATTAGAGGCAGAAGGAGTTCAAATCAAAGAAAATCAAATTCAGAATTTTAAAGAACTTTTTTGGGATCCAATGCAGGAATTAACGGAATATGAAGATTGA